In the Quercus lobata isolate SW786 chromosome 5, ValleyOak3.0 Primary Assembly, whole genome shotgun sequence genome, one interval contains:
- the LOC115991299 gene encoding LOB domain-containing protein 24-like produces MSHSTRCAACKSLRRRCPKDCVLAPYFPPTNPQRYACVHKIFGASNTTKMLEQLPLHLRAVAADCMSFEASSRVEDPVYGSVGIISQFQEQIIEAQSELVKTKSEIAFHNAQLQLQQQQMQQLQMIHANAQEVEDQPLWLSSSQQDPFPNVNQQLLEDYNYSSTFCGFEF; encoded by the exons ATGTCCCATTCAACTAGATGTGCAGCTTGCAAATCTTTGAGAAGGAGATGCCCTAAAGATTGTGTTCTTGCACCATATTTTCCTCCAACCAATCCACAAAGATATGCTTGTGTTCACAAAATCTTTGGTGCGAGCAACACTACCAAAATGCTAGAG CAACTTCCACTGCATTTACGAGCTGTGGCAGCGGATTGCATGTCTTTCGAAGCAAGTTCACGTGTCGAAGACCCAGTCTATGGAAGTGTTGGGATAATCTCTCAATTCCAAGAACAAATAATTGAGGCTCAGTCTGAGCTAGTGAAGACAAAGAGTGAAATAGCCTTTCATAATGCACAACTACAACTACAGCAACAACAAATGCAGCAGCTGCAAATGATTCATGCTAATGCCCAAGAAGTTGAAGATCAGCCCTTATGGCTCAGTTCAAGTCAACAAGATCCTTTCCCCAACGTAAATCAACAGCTACTTGAAGACTACAACTATTCCAGTACTTTTTGTGGCTTTGAATTTTGA